The Thioalkalivibrio nitratireducens DSM 14787 DNA segment GACCGCGCATGGGGTGTCAGCTTCTACGCTGGCATAGACGGGTGGGGCTCTAAGAGCGGTTACAGCTTCGAGGTTCGGTTGGTGCACGACAGATAGTAATCTTTGGTTCTTCGTCGTTGCATGTGATCCACGAATGCGTCAGCGATGATTGACCAGCAGATGGCGCCGGATCCTTTGAGAAGGAGTTACGATCATGGATAAACGTTCATACCGAACTGCAACCCATCGACGTGCTCGCCTTCTGCGCGCTTATTGGGCACTCGCCACCATAGTACTACTGGTGATGACATCGCCCGGCATGGCCCAGCAATCCTATAGCTTCCAGCCCTCACCCGCGCTGGCAGCGCTCTTCCAGCAGATCGAGAACACCATGCTCGTCGACCGTGGGCTCACCTTCCAACGGTTCCAGAACGCCCTCGATTCTGGGCTACCGGACCGATCGGGATCCTGCGTACTGGACAGATCCAGCGCCTCAGCAACGGCCGCCCGCGACACGTGCCGGTGGCACTCCGGGGTGGTAATCGGAACCGCGATCCCGGTGGCGACCGGTCTGAATGGCCGACACTGATTGGGGCCCACCGCATAGGTGAATGGCGATGCGAGGAAATCCCATGAACACCGAGCACGAACGCGAACCTTGCTCCAAGCCTTGGCCAGCCCTGCTCGCGGGCTGTCTGATCGCCGCAGCTTTTCTTGCCCTGTCGCCGCTGGACGCGGCGACCACGGCTGGCGGGCCTGCGGAACCCGCAACCATCTCTCCTGAGGCGCTGACCAACCCCGCAGGTATCGCATTGGCACGAGCCGGCGAGGCTCCACGGTTGCGAACGCCGATGACCGAGCCCCCCGAACTCGCCCGGCAACGCCTGCTCGAGATGCTGGGCCCGAATACACCAGCTCGGGGTGTCCGGTTTCACGTGCTGACCGTCGGGCAGAGCCCACGCGACCTGGTTCGAGCAGCACTAGGTACGCCCGGTACGTCTTCCCAGACCGAGGCTGCCTGGGACCAAGGCGCAGTACTTGATCTCCTGTTCCTGAGCCGCCTGCTGGCCGGGTTCGACGAAGACGGGATCCTGCAACAACTGATGCTGGAACCTCGGGTTCCGTTGGCCGTCAACGAATTGGAGGCGGCACTGGCACTCGGGCCCGCAAGCGGTTCGCGCCCCCACCCGACCCGCCAAGGCGAACTACGCTCCCACCGGGCTTCCGGTGCGGTGCTCGGAGTCGACGGCGAACAGGTCTACGCGATCTGGCTGTTCCCGGATACGCGGGACGCGGCCCGAGCGCCACCCGCCACTCGGCAGGTGGCGGAGTTCCCGTCCGCGAAGGCACGCCTTATTCGCGCGGCACGCGATGGCGACCTGGATCGCCTGAGGGATCTGGTGCACCTGGCGAACCACGTGACGACCGTGGATGCATACGGGCGCACACCGCTGCACCATGCTGCGGCTCACGGCCACGTCGCAGCAGTCGAATTCCTCCTCGAACAGCCGTCGTTACCACCTTGGACTGAAGCAAGAGAGGCGCCGCCCACGGTGCTCGGCGAAGGCCTGAGCGCGCCACGACCTGCCCTGCGTTTCGACGATTTCGTAGACCTTATGCGCCAGCTCGAGGCACGGGACGGGCAAGGCCTGACACCCCTGCATCTGGCAGCGACAGGCGGGCACGAGGCTGTGGCCAAAGTCCTGTTGGACGCCGGCGCGGACATCAACGCCTCGACCGAGGATGGTGTTACCCCCCTGCACCTCGCAGCTCGCCATGGAGCCCCGGCGCTCGCCGCGACACTGATCGCTCGAGGTGCGGACACCAGCGCACCGGATGCAGCGGGTCGGCCGCCGGTCGACTGGGCACGCGACGATGCCATGGCCCGCAGCATCCGGATGGCGACCGACACCTATCGGCGACAATCCGGTTACCAGACGGCATTCGAGACAC contains these protein-coding regions:
- a CDS encoding ankyrin repeat domain-containing protein is translated as MNTEHEREPCSKPWPALLAGCLIAAAFLALSPLDAATTAGGPAEPATISPEALTNPAGIALARAGEAPRLRTPMTEPPELARQRLLEMLGPNTPARGVRFHVLTVGQSPRDLVRAALGTPGTSSQTEAAWDQGAVLDLLFLSRLLAGFDEDGILQQLMLEPRVPLAVNELEAALALGPASGSRPHPTRQGELRSHRASGAVLGVDGEQVYAIWLFPDTRDAARAPPATRQVAEFPSAKARLIRAARDGDLDRLRDLVHLANHVTTVDAYGRTPLHHAAAHGHVAAVEFLLEQPSLPPWTEAREAPPTVLGEGLSAPRPALRFDDFVDLMRQLEARDGQGLTPLHLAATGGHEAVAKVLLDAGADINASTEDGVTPLHLAARHGAPALAATLIARGADTSAPDAAGRPPVDWARDDAMARSIRMATDTYRRQSGYQTAFETLERFLQGAQQGNIDAVRRTVAEFPDGILPLLEPDSGAFDYQIRRFHAVGGRARAQGFLELHDAPPNWDRFQFELLLEDWTGDDDWRVTDSRVEPTGEQP